A single genomic interval of Cellvibrio sp. PSBB023 harbors:
- a CDS encoding glycosyltransferase family 2 protein, translated as MAGGLLLNTDGTEQAGGRRLTPTPGRTLVSAFGLQRFARRWPHLLVDFNLHLQPLPDHAIRVEAISGAYMLVKPEAVKAVGLWDDEYFLHCEDLDWCIRFIRAGWDILFVPNAPITHAQGACSSSRPLFVEWHKHKGMTRFYRKFFLHNYPAPLLWLIILAIWSRFLLLSGTITLKRTLKP; from the coding sequence ATGGCAGGCGGACTACTGCTTAATACCGACGGCACGGAGCAGGCAGGCGGCAGGCGGCTTACCCCCACACCGGGCCGTACACTGGTCAGTGCTTTTGGCCTACAGCGTTTTGCCCGCCGCTGGCCGCATTTGTTGGTGGACTTTAACCTTCACCTGCAGCCACTACCCGACCATGCGATTCGCGTTGAGGCAATATCGGGGGCTTATATGCTGGTCAAGCCAGAGGCAGTGAAAGCTGTCGGCCTTTGGGATGATGAATACTTTTTACACTGTGAGGATTTGGACTGGTGCATACGCTTTATTCGCGCAGGCTGGGATATTTTATTTGTTCCCAATGCGCCAATAACCCATGCGCAGGGTGCATGCAGTAGCAGCAGACCGCTGTTTGTGGAGTGGCACAAACATAAAGGCATGACTAGGTTTTATCGCAAATTTTTCCTCCATAATTACCCCGCCCCGCTGTTGTGGCTGATAATACTGGCCATCTGGAGCAGGTTTCTGCTGTTATCAGGAACAATAACATTAAAACGCACCCTGAAACCTTAA
- a CDS encoding glycosyltransferase family 2 protein, with protein MSLPISVIIVNYNAGPGLLDCIRSVIDDVREVLVVDNQSQDDSLAKLENTFPQDSRLTIIRNTQNLGFAAACNIGATHAQPGYWLFLNPDCLCPPVAWRHFIKP; from the coding sequence ATGTCTTTACCCATTTCCGTAATCATCGTTAATTATAATGCCGGCCCAGGGTTACTCGACTGTATTCGTTCGGTCATTGATGATGTACGGGAAGTGTTGGTAGTCGACAATCAGTCCCAAGATGATAGCCTTGCAAAACTTGAAAACACCTTCCCCCAAGATAGCCGCCTGACAATCATTCGCAACACGCAAAACCTGGGATTCGCTGCCGCCTGTAACATAGGCGCTACTCATGCACAGCCAGGTTACTGGCTATTTCTCAACCCTGACTGCCTTTGCCCCCCGGTAGCCTGGAGACACTTTATCAAACCTTGA
- a CDS encoding acyl-CoA dehydrogenase, which yields MMLLLSLLAIWILVAILTYRQVALAAASSIVIIAWLVLGAITPAMLSPWLVVPLAVILVVLNVGAVRRAVLTKPVFGMLKKTMPPISATERDALEAGTTWWEKQLFSGRPDWNEFAGISLPQLTAEEQSFIDNEVSQLCALLDEWKIQNDLKDLPPEAWQFLKDKNFFGLIIPKEYGGRDFSPYAQSRIMSKIASRSGTAAVTAMVPNSLGPGELLVKYGTEEQRQRWLPGLANGTEIPCFGLTGPEAGSDAGSIPDTGIVCKGMFEGQEVVGLKLTFSKRWITLAPVATVVGLAFKVYDPEGLLGDPNKTDYGITCALIPANHPGVEIGKRHNPGSPFMNGPIYGTDVFIPVDWIIGGAAMAGKGWRMLIECLGAGRGVSLPALSTASSEMNYRMVGAYARIRRQFNTEVGKFEGVQEATAEIAATGYTLEAMRQFVTKGLETGAPSVMTAMAKYHATELMRKSVEHSMDVVGGRAIQKGPRNFLVASYHSVPVAITVEGANILTRSLMIFGQGAMRCHPFLFEEMQAMQLENPAEGLKKFDKLFTAHLGHIANNMLRTKLLGLVGGRFSSLPANADDFSKRWYQRINLLSAALASMSDIALGVLGGNLKRRELLSARLGDVHSQLFIACAILKFHSAHPRTRAEDAHAEYALTRALYIAQEALRDFADNFPMRSLACVIRFVAMPWGSIVKKPNDHLIRELGDLIMEENPVRTMLAQYLYVSHDPEDAFGRVESTYQMLLSLGPVWHAFLKAKNSGKISGATTEEQAKDAAAKNIIQPQDVSRIVDYDARRFDCLITDSFDKL from the coding sequence ATGATGTTACTGCTTTCACTTCTCGCGATATGGATATTGGTCGCCATACTGACTTACCGCCAGGTGGCTTTGGCGGCGGCGTCATCGATTGTGATTATTGCCTGGCTAGTGCTCGGTGCTATCACACCGGCCATGCTCTCGCCCTGGTTGGTTGTGCCCCTGGCAGTGATTTTAGTGGTCTTGAATGTGGGCGCCGTGCGCCGTGCGGTGCTGACCAAACCGGTATTTGGCATGCTGAAAAAAACCATGCCGCCCATCAGCGCCACGGAGCGCGATGCACTTGAAGCGGGTACTACCTGGTGGGAGAAACAGCTGTTTAGCGGCCGCCCGGACTGGAATGAATTTGCCGGTATTAGCCTGCCGCAACTCACGGCAGAAGAGCAGTCATTTATCGATAATGAGGTCAGCCAACTGTGCGCGCTGCTGGATGAATGGAAAATCCAGAATGACCTGAAAGATCTGCCACCAGAGGCTTGGCAATTCCTCAAAGATAAAAACTTCTTTGGCCTGATCATCCCCAAAGAATACGGCGGGCGCGATTTCAGCCCCTATGCGCAAAGCCGCATCATGAGCAAAATCGCCAGCCGCTCCGGTACCGCTGCAGTTACTGCCATGGTGCCTAACTCTCTCGGCCCTGGCGAACTGTTGGTTAAATACGGCACCGAAGAGCAGCGCCAGCGGTGGCTGCCCGGCTTGGCCAATGGCACTGAAATCCCCTGTTTTGGTTTGACTGGCCCAGAGGCGGGCTCGGATGCGGGCTCCATCCCCGATACCGGTATCGTCTGCAAAGGCATGTTTGAAGGGCAGGAAGTCGTTGGCCTCAAGCTCACCTTCAGTAAGCGCTGGATCACCCTTGCGCCCGTGGCAACCGTGGTTGGCTTGGCATTCAAGGTTTATGACCCTGAAGGGCTGCTCGGAGATCCCAACAAAACCGACTACGGCATCACCTGTGCACTGATTCCCGCCAATCACCCGGGTGTAGAGATTGGCAAGCGCCACAACCCCGGCTCGCCCTTTATGAACGGTCCCATCTACGGTACAGATGTCTTTATCCCGGTCGATTGGATTATCGGCGGCGCCGCCATGGCCGGTAAGGGCTGGCGCATGTTGATCGAATGTCTCGGCGCCGGTCGCGGTGTGTCGCTACCAGCACTCTCCACCGCCAGCAGCGAGATGAACTATCGCATGGTCGGCGCCTATGCACGTATTCGTCGCCAATTTAATACCGAAGTGGGCAAATTTGAGGGGGTGCAAGAGGCGACTGCTGAAATCGCCGCGACCGGCTATACCTTGGAAGCCATGCGTCAATTTGTCACCAAAGGCTTGGAAACCGGTGCGCCCTCGGTGATGACCGCCATGGCCAAATACCACGCCACCGAGTTGATGCGTAAATCGGTTGAGCATTCCATGGACGTTGTGGGTGGCCGCGCCATTCAAAAAGGCCCGCGCAACTTTTTAGTGGCCTCCTACCATTCGGTACCGGTGGCTATCACCGTGGAAGGCGCCAATATTCTTACCCGCTCGCTGATGATTTTTGGTCAGGGTGCCATGCGTTGCCATCCCTTCCTATTTGAAGAGATGCAAGCCATGCAGCTTGAAAATCCGGCGGAAGGCTTGAAAAAGTTCGACAAGCTGTTCACTGCGCACCTTGGCCATATCGCCAATAATATGCTGCGCACCAAGCTGCTGGGCTTGGTGGGCGGTCGCTTCAGTAGCCTGCCTGCCAACGCCGATGACTTCAGCAAGCGCTGGTATCAACGCATTAACCTGCTCAGTGCCGCGTTGGCGTCCATGTCGGATATTGCCTTGGGCGTTTTGGGTGGCAACCTCAAGCGACGCGAACTGCTGTCGGCGCGGTTGGGTGATGTGCACAGCCAGTTGTTTATCGCCTGTGCCATTTTGAAATTCCACTCCGCGCACCCGCGCACCCGTGCCGAAGATGCCCATGCAGAATATGCCCTGACTCGCGCGCTCTATATCGCCCAAGAAGCCCTGCGCGACTTTGCTGACAACTTCCCGATGAGGTCTCTCGCCTGCGTGATCCGTTTTGTCGCTATGCCATGGGGCAGCATCGTCAAGAAGCCAAACGATCACTTGATTCGCGAGTTGGGTGACTTGATTATGGAGGAAAACCCCGTGCGCACTATGCTTGCACAGTACCTCTATGTCAGCCACGACCCGGAAGATGCGTTCGGGCGCGTAGAGAGCACCTACCAGATGCTCCTGTCCCTCGGCCCCGTGTGGCACGCCTTCCTCAAGGCCAAAAACAGCGGCAAGATCAGTGGTGCAACTACCGAAGAACAGGCGAAAGATGCCGCGGCGAAAAACATCATCCAACCGCAAGATGTCTCACGCATAGTGGACTACGATGCCCGCCGCTTCGATTGCCTGATTACTGACTCTTTCGACAAACTGTAA
- a CDS encoding GTP-binding protein: protein MIPTNIITGFLGVGKTTAIKQLLGAKPEGEVWSVLVNEFGEIGIDGALLKETNAHIREVPGGCICCVAGLPMKMALNMLIARTKPDRILIEPTGLGHPEEIINTLTGEYYDSVLDLRATLTLVDPRKLSDTRYTGNATFNDQLAVADVLVANKIDLCSPLDRANFDDLVASFNPPKQAAFAVEQGALALAWLDYPRQPHQLAHPQHHAAAKQNRLSPQRELYNAAIKLPDDKAFLRRENQGQGYYSCGWMFQPQIQFDFNQLFGWMTGLDLVRAKAVMNTDQGIYMFNAEQAVLSVKPLAVDAELDLLDSRIELINDQPLAADELEQQLLQWRRGES, encoded by the coding sequence ATGATTCCAACCAACATCATCACCGGTTTTTTAGGGGTGGGGAAAACTACCGCTATCAAACAATTACTTGGCGCCAAACCGGAGGGCGAGGTCTGGTCGGTACTGGTGAACGAGTTTGGTGAAATCGGTATTGATGGCGCGCTGCTTAAAGAGACCAATGCCCATATACGGGAAGTGCCGGGCGGCTGTATTTGCTGCGTCGCCGGGCTGCCGATGAAAATGGCGCTGAATATGCTGATTGCCCGCACCAAGCCGGATCGCATCCTGATCGAGCCTACCGGCCTGGGTCACCCGGAGGAAATCATTAACACCCTTACCGGCGAGTACTACGATTCGGTCTTGGATTTGCGCGCCACCCTGACGCTGGTTGACCCGCGCAAGCTGAGCGATACGCGTTACACCGGTAATGCGACTTTCAACGACCAACTCGCCGTGGCCGATGTGCTGGTTGCCAACAAGATCGATCTCTGTTCGCCGCTGGATCGCGCCAATTTCGACGATCTTGTCGCTAGTTTTAACCCGCCCAAACAAGCGGCCTTTGCCGTGGAGCAAGGCGCGCTGGCGCTGGCGTGGCTGGATTATCCGCGCCAGCCTCATCAACTTGCGCATCCGCAACACCATGCTGCCGCCAAACAAAATCGCTTGAGCCCCCAACGCGAGCTCTATAACGCCGCGATCAAACTGCCAGACGACAAGGCGTTCCTGCGCCGCGAAAACCAGGGGCAGGGCTATTACTCCTGCGGCTGGATGTTTCAGCCGCAGATCCAGTTTGACTTTAATCAACTCTTTGGCTGGATGACAGGTCTGGATCTGGTACGCGCCAAAGCAGTGATGAATACTGACCAGGGTATTTATATGTTCAACGCCGAGCAGGCGGTGCTGAGCGTGAAGCCGCTGGCGGTAGATGCTGAGCTGGATCTGCTCGACAGTCGTATTGAATTGATCAACGATCAACCGCTCGCCGCCGATGAGCTGGAGCAGCAATTATTGCAGTGGCGTCGAGGGGAATCCTGA
- a CDS encoding TonB-dependent receptor has protein sequence MKSSASFNRKLLSTLIAASLTTGVYAQDQGLEEVVVTGIRASLTNSVNVKRTSGSVVDAISAEDIGKLPDTTIADSLQRIPGIQIRRSAGEGAQVNVRGMPQVSTLLNGEQFLSAGSITTSQPELTDIPAELLSRVDVMKSSEAKTLAAGVAGTIDLKTRRPFDMEQGWTFAGSAEGSQGSYTDDETGHKVAGFAGFNNGDNFGAIVTVTNSKATMANYRYGMYSEGWYRGYNESTAAGEWPGYGTPTDLTNDGDTNDVLFGTIDYGATNKTTERERTGISGSVQFQATDSIELLADVFYTKMDQGDYVNGLIADNAWSSYDWISANPDATLVNRGKAVGGNGKDFYTTSITDLDAVRVLAKSETQMSERESLNFNLQANLELTDKLSGSVRYIHGNATNDATRNFADAFITSGAQHGLSTNVGGVKAPVNPGGYGPDRVPVVADFSGKHPSFAYPEGFGQDINGYGLVSSFADQNRDEESTLDVFRIDGTYDFQDGVKLDFGYRFADREVVRDQYDYVAPFVVKDANGNDVTVYSKWRDSGLEGVKGGETIAQTFSFTDLQDMGLITSISDFGPASDGNSYYFIDTNAMKNNLAFQEKLYPGNVRVKDGAESYIVEDKTQTFYVQASFEGEAGLPYQANVGLQYIETDLSITKYERDFTYTTVVDGVTYPTLDGTPRTITGTDVIERGFNDFLPRMNIAFDTSDNTKLRLAYTKTMQQMDANLLGRGRIFTTNYDSTNNVFKSVSASEYGNPYMNPWRSENYDASFEWYFSDSGMVSVGAFRVDLETGIATRGTKIDPVPDSDGVLRNTNQIDLTVTENTEGNVMKGWEVAYQQGFDFLPGAWSGLGTTLNYTYTTGEGSQKDFYGKTMPVQDNSKNQVNAVLWYEYDQWQARIAYNYRSERFMNRQWIDGNPSAMWSAPTAYVDASVSYDINDNVTVYLQGTNLTEEYEESYMQWTDVVVDQNIYEARYTLGVRAKF, from the coding sequence ATGAAAAGTTCTGCAAGTTTTAACCGTAAATTACTCTCTACCCTGATTGCCGCCAGCCTCACCACCGGTGTTTATGCACAAGACCAAGGTTTGGAAGAAGTGGTTGTTACGGGTATTCGCGCCTCCTTGACCAACTCGGTCAATGTGAAACGCACCTCCGGCTCGGTCGTGGATGCCATCAGCGCTGAAGATATCGGCAAGCTGCCAGACACCACTATCGCCGACTCTCTGCAACGTATCCCCGGTATCCAAATCCGCCGCAGCGCGGGTGAAGGCGCCCAAGTAAACGTGCGCGGTATGCCGCAAGTCAGCACCCTCTTGAACGGCGAACAATTTTTGAGCGCAGGCTCAATCACCACCAGCCAACCAGAATTAACCGATATCCCTGCCGAATTGTTGTCGCGCGTGGATGTAATGAAATCGTCTGAAGCCAAAACCCTGGCTGCCGGTGTTGCCGGTACTATCGACCTGAAAACCCGCCGTCCATTTGATATGGAACAGGGCTGGACCTTTGCCGGTTCTGCTGAGGGTTCACAAGGCAGCTACACCGATGATGAAACCGGCCATAAAGTGGCTGGCTTTGCCGGTTTTAACAATGGCGATAACTTCGGTGCCATTGTGACCGTGACCAACTCTAAAGCCACTATGGCCAACTACCGCTATGGTATGTACAGCGAAGGCTGGTACCGCGGCTACAACGAGAGTACCGCTGCTGGTGAATGGCCGGGTTACGGCACACCAACCGACCTGACCAACGATGGCGACACCAACGATGTGCTCTTCGGCACCATCGACTATGGCGCAACCAACAAAACCACTGAGCGTGAGCGTACCGGTATTTCCGGTAGCGTGCAGTTCCAAGCCACCGATAGCATTGAGTTATTGGCCGATGTGTTCTACACCAAGATGGATCAAGGCGACTATGTTAACGGCCTGATCGCCGACAACGCCTGGAGTTCATACGATTGGATTTCTGCCAACCCAGACGCAACTTTAGTTAATCGCGGCAAAGCAGTTGGCGGTAATGGCAAAGATTTCTACACCACGTCTATCACCGATTTGGATGCGGTGCGTGTACTCGCCAAAAGCGAAACCCAAATGTCCGAGCGCGAATCGCTCAACTTCAATTTGCAAGCCAACCTTGAGCTAACCGACAAGCTGAGCGGTTCGGTGCGCTACATTCACGGCAATGCAACCAACGACGCTACCCGTAACTTTGCCGATGCCTTCATCACCAGCGGTGCGCAACACGGCCTGAGCACCAATGTCGGCGGCGTAAAAGCACCGGTTAACCCAGGTGGCTATGGCCCGGATCGAGTACCTGTTGTCGCTGACTTCTCAGGCAAACACCCAAGCTTTGCCTACCCTGAAGGTTTCGGTCAGGACATCAACGGCTACGGTTTGGTATCCAGCTTTGCCGACCAAAACCGCGATGAAGAATCCACTCTGGATGTATTCCGTATCGACGGAACCTATGACTTCCAGGACGGTGTGAAGCTGGACTTCGGTTACCGTTTTGCGGATCGTGAAGTTGTTCGTGACCAGTACGATTACGTCGCGCCATTCGTGGTGAAAGATGCCAACGGCAATGACGTGACCGTCTACTCCAAATGGAGAGACTCAGGTCTTGAAGGCGTGAAAGGCGGCGAAACTATCGCACAAACCTTCTCTTTCACTGATCTGCAAGATATGGGCTTGATTACTTCTATCAGCGATTTCGGCCCAGCGAGCGATGGCAATAGTTACTACTTTATCGACACTAACGCGATGAAGAACAACCTCGCCTTCCAGGAAAAACTGTACCCGGGCAACGTCCGCGTAAAAGATGGTGCTGAAAGCTACATCGTTGAAGACAAAACCCAAACCTTCTATGTTCAAGCATCCTTTGAAGGCGAAGCTGGCTTGCCATACCAGGCAAACGTTGGCTTGCAGTACATCGAAACTGACCTGTCTATCACCAAGTACGAGCGTGACTTCACCTACACGACCGTGGTTGATGGTGTCACCTACCCAACTCTCGACGGTACTCCACGCACCATTACCGGCACCGATGTGATTGAGCGCGGCTTCAATGACTTCCTGCCACGTATGAACATCGCGTTTGATACCTCGGATAACACCAAACTGCGCTTGGCCTACACCAAGACCATGCAGCAAATGGATGCCAACCTCTTGGGTCGCGGCCGTATTTTCACCACCAACTACGACTCAACCAACAATGTGTTCAAATCCGTAAGTGCGTCTGAATACGGCAACCCTTACATGAACCCATGGCGTTCAGAAAACTATGACGCATCCTTCGAGTGGTACTTCTCCGATAGCGGCATGGTCAGCGTTGGCGCCTTCCGTGTAGATCTGGAAACCGGTATCGCCACCAGAGGCACCAAAATCGATCCCGTACCTGACTCGGATGGCGTGCTGCGCAATACCAACCAGATCGATCTGACCGTGACCGAGAACACCGAAGGTAACGTGATGAAAGGTTGGGAAGTGGCTTATCAACAAGGCTTCGATTTCCTGCCGGGTGCATGGAGTGGCTTGGGTACTACCCTGAACTACACCTACACCACCGGTGAAGGCAGCCAAAAAGACTTCTACGGCAAAACCATGCCCGTACAAGACAACTCCAAGAATCAGGTTAACGCCGTATTGTGGTATGAGTACGACCAGTGGCAAGCACGTATTGCCTACAACTACCGCAGCGAACGTTTCATGAACCGTCAGTGGATTGATGGCAACCCATCAGCCATGTGGTCAGCACCGACCGCCTATGTTGATGCCTCAGTAAGCTACGACATTAACGACAACGTTACTGTTTACTTGCAAGGCACCAACCTGACCGAAGAGTATGAAGAGTCTTATATGCAATGGACCGACGTTGTTGTCGACCAAAACATTTACGAAGCTCGCTATACCCTGGGTGTTCGCGCCAAGTTCTAA
- a CDS encoding nucleoside-diphosphate sugar epimerase/dehydratase, protein MKTSLILKFLSAPRPVKRLISIGYDALAIVISFYLAYSLRLGTMGIDIDRPLLTCLALTLIISIFTFIRMGLYRAILRYMTQHAMITIFTGILISSLAMTLSAFFFQAFLPRSVPIIYVFTTLILIGLPRLIFRNVVRMVTPRGNVNVVIYGAGETGNNLANQLRLSGEFNPVAFVDDEKRLHGSVLSGLSVYHPHKLAALIEQHSVTRILLALGNISRQERVRIIRYLEPLLVQVQTIPPVTDIVKGTARVDELRNIQIEDLLGRDPVEPDTLLMSKNTTGKIVMVTGAGGSIGAELCRQLIQLKPQKIILFEQNEYNLYRIEKELNVLQAGSMPSVELVSLLGSVQNFPLLDLVMRQFEVHCVYHAAAYKHVPMVEQNIIEGVKNNLFGTKNAAEAALRNNVKNFVLISTDKAVRPTNIMGASKRLAELVLQDLASRPSKTIFSMVRFGNVLDSSGSVVPRFREQINNGGPITVTHKDIVRYFMTISEAAQLVIQSASIAQGGDVFVLDMGEPVRILDLAREMALLSGYSIKDDNNPNGDIEIQFTGLRAGEKLYEELLCGENCEGTVHPRIMRAKEKKMAPAELEKLLIQAKGFCETYRYQELFSLIVDSDADFDPLYEISDLMHKTRKENAKLLLIPGLTEKNDTRVNGG, encoded by the coding sequence ATGAAAACATCCCTGATCCTCAAATTTCTCAGCGCACCGCGACCTGTCAAACGTTTGATTTCGATCGGTTACGATGCGCTCGCGATTGTCATTTCATTCTATTTGGCTTATTCCTTACGCTTGGGAACTATGGGGATAGATATTGATCGCCCATTGTTAACGTGCCTTGCTCTTACGCTAATTATCTCCATCTTCACATTCATTCGCATGGGGCTTTACCGCGCAATTCTGCGTTATATGACCCAGCATGCCATGATTACCATATTCACCGGCATTCTGATCTCCAGTTTGGCGATGACTCTCAGTGCATTCTTTTTCCAGGCATTTTTGCCGCGCTCGGTGCCGATCATCTATGTCTTCACCACCTTGATCCTGATTGGTTTGCCGCGACTGATTTTTCGCAATGTGGTCAGAATGGTTACGCCCAGGGGCAATGTTAATGTTGTTATCTATGGTGCAGGTGAAACCGGTAATAATCTCGCCAACCAACTGCGATTGAGCGGCGAGTTCAATCCTGTTGCTTTTGTGGATGACGAAAAACGCTTGCATGGCAGCGTGCTGAGTGGTTTATCTGTATATCATCCGCACAAATTAGCGGCGCTAATAGAACAGCATTCTGTCACGCGTATTTTATTAGCCTTGGGTAACATCAGCAGGCAAGAGCGTGTCCGCATCATTCGCTACCTTGAGCCCCTGCTGGTACAAGTACAGACCATCCCGCCGGTAACAGATATAGTCAAAGGCACTGCCCGTGTTGACGAGTTGCGCAATATTCAAATTGAAGACTTGCTCGGGCGAGATCCAGTAGAGCCAGATACACTACTGATGAGTAAAAATACAACCGGCAAGATCGTAATGGTTACCGGTGCGGGCGGGTCGATTGGTGCCGAACTTTGCCGTCAGCTTATTCAGTTAAAACCGCAAAAAATTATTCTTTTTGAGCAAAACGAATACAACTTGTATCGCATAGAAAAAGAACTGAATGTTTTGCAAGCAGGTAGCATGCCTTCAGTTGAATTGGTTTCGCTGCTGGGTTCAGTGCAAAACTTCCCCTTATTGGATCTGGTCATGCGCCAATTTGAGGTGCACTGTGTCTATCATGCGGCTGCCTACAAGCATGTACCCATGGTTGAACAAAACATTATTGAAGGCGTAAAAAATAATTTGTTTGGCACCAAGAATGCCGCGGAAGCCGCATTGCGCAACAATGTGAAAAACTTTGTGTTGATCTCTACCGATAAAGCGGTGCGTCCTACCAACATCATGGGAGCCTCCAAACGCCTCGCCGAATTGGTGCTACAAGATCTTGCTTCCCGTCCATCAAAAACTATTTTCAGTATGGTGCGCTTTGGCAATGTATTGGACTCATCCGGTTCAGTCGTACCCCGTTTCCGTGAACAAATTAACAACGGTGGTCCCATCACCGTCACCCATAAAGATATTGTGCGCTACTTCATGACCATCAGCGAAGCGGCGCAGCTGGTCATTCAGTCTGCCTCTATTGCTCAAGGCGGTGATGTATTTGTACTGGACATGGGGGAGCCAGTAAGAATCCTGGATTTGGCGCGCGAGATGGCGCTGCTGTCGGGCTACAGTATCAAAGATGACAACAACCCGAATGGTGATATTGAAATCCAATTCACTGGGTTACGTGCGGGTGAAAAATTATACGAAGAGCTACTTTGCGGTGAAAATTGTGAGGGCACTGTTCACCCGCGCATCATGCGCGCCAAAGAAAAGAAAATGGCTCCTGCGGAACTGGAAAAATTATTAATTCAGGCAAAAGGCTTTTGTGAAACCTATCGCTACCAGGAATTATTTAGTTTGATAGTAGATTCGGATGCTGATTTCGATCCCCTCTATGAGATCAGCGACCTCATGCATAAAACCCGCAAAGAAAACGCAAAGCTTTTACTTATTCCTGGGCTGACAGAAAAAAATGACACTAGAGTCAACGGAGGATAA
- a CDS encoding PEP-CTERM sorting domain-containing protein (PEP-CTERM proteins occur, often in large numbers, in the proteomes of bacteria that also encode an exosortase, a predicted intramembrane cysteine proteinase. The presence of a PEP-CTERM domain at a protein's C-terminus predicts cleavage within the sorting domain, followed by covalent anchoring to some some component of the (usually Gram-negative) cell surface. Many PEP-CTERM proteins exhibit an unusual sequence composition that includes large numbers of potential glycosylation sites. Expression of one such protein has been shown restore the ability of a bacterium to form floc, a type of biofilm.) yields MRSISALLLSLCLFAGTTSAATITYTENFNDDFPAWESNWLGLNSNLHNYYELHPIFRDNSLRGDNLDGLWLADENFADTEAHIRFNDDFGRSIINFSIDITTWDTNLFFKAYDMDNNLIHSVWISSFEGAYDYPGNYQTISFDSTNGLRGFSIVGGVAEGNTSLDNVIAVIAQKTTAVSESSSLLLMMFGALALVAGRRRQIR; encoded by the coding sequence ATGAGAAGCATCTCTGCATTACTGTTATCGCTCTGCCTGTTTGCTGGCACAACCTCTGCCGCCACCATTACTTACACAGAAAATTTTAACGATGACTTCCCCGCTTGGGAAAGCAATTGGCTGGGCCTGAACTCGAACTTACACAATTATTACGAACTTCACCCCATTTTTCGTGACAACAGCCTGCGCGGAGACAACCTGGATGGCCTTTGGTTAGCCGATGAAAACTTTGCAGATACAGAAGCCCATATCCGTTTTAATGATGATTTTGGCCGCAGCATTATCAACTTCTCCATCGATATCACCACTTGGGATACCAACCTGTTCTTTAAGGCATACGACATGGATAACAACCTGATTCATTCGGTGTGGATCAGCTCGTTTGAAGGTGCGTATGACTATCCTGGTAACTACCAAACCATCAGTTTTGATAGCACCAACGGCCTGCGCGGATTCTCAATTGTCGGTGGCGTCGCCGAAGGCAATACCAGCCTCGACAACGTGATTGCGGTAATTGCGCAAAAAACTACCGCTGTTAGCGAGTCCTCCTCACTGTTGCTGATGATGTTTGGCGCGCTGGCCCTGGTTGCCGGTCGCCGTCGCCAGATTCGCTAA